A window of Aurantibacillus circumpalustris genomic DNA:
ATTAATTCCATAAAAGAAAACCCTGAAAATATTGAAAAATATTTGAAGCTGCTCTCAGTTGTTCGTCGTATAGAAAAATCTGGGGACATTAGTAAAAGCATTGCCGAAGAAATTATTTTTTATCTCGAAGCTAAGGTGTTGAGGCATACCGATAAGTAATTCTAATTATTTCCTTCACGACACGAGCAAAAACCTTAAAACGCTTTGGTGTTTTGAGAAAACGTTTCATTTTATTTATGTTTAGCTGATCTTAAGTTAACAATAGTAGAACCTATAGAGCTTACTTTTACGAACTCTATGATGACTAGTATCCGCTCCTGGCTGATTTTCTCTTTTACTGTTATCTTGTTAATTTGCTCTGTAGCGGTTCTATTATTTGTCACCTCTTATAATAAGTCTAGAAAGCTAGAAGATTATCTTTTTAATCTTAAAACGACCCGAATACTTTTATTACAGACAAATAAAGTAAAAGAAGATATTTTATTAGGAGATTATAACGAAACTGGTTTTTATTCTAGAGACATTTCTTTACCAGAGAAAAAATTTCAATCCTTACAAAAGAAGACGGCATATTACCTTGACTATCTCGAAAAATCAACTATTACAGAGCACTATAAGCTTAACTGGAAAATTAATAAAATTAAAAAGGAGTTTTTAAACTATGAAGAAACGTATCGCGAATTAATCTATCTCTATAAATTAAAAGGTTTCAAAAATTATGGATTGGAAGGCAAAATGCGGGAGTACGCGCATTTAATTTACGGGTATGACAATTTAAAGGTTCAATATTTTTGTCTCGTTTTAAGGAAACATGAAAAAGATTTTTTAATGCGAAAAGAACTTACCTATGTTCATCAATTTGATCGGGTAACAAAATCATTTATTGAATTTATTAACGAAAGTTATTCGCTCTCAACAAAGGACAAAAATTATCTTCTAAACAATTTATATTATTACAATAAACACTTTAGAAATTTAGCACGTATAGAGAATAGGATTGGAATTAAAGGGCAAAACGGATATCTTAATAAATCCAAACAAATATTCGATAACATTGCATTGCTTATAGAAGACCTGGACAATGAACTTATACAGATAAAATTAGAGCATAAAGAAAAACTAAGTAAAGATTCTAGTACAATTATTTTAATCTTAGTCTGTTTTTTAACGCTGACGATTATCTTCTTATCTCAACTAATAACTAAATCGGTAACATCTATTTCTAAATCATTTACCAAATACATTAATTCCGGATTTAATATTGATTCCGTTTCATTTAAACGTTCTAAAATAAAAGAATTCCATCTTATTTATGTTAGTTTTCTCAAGATGGCGCAAGAGATTCATGTTTTTACTAATTTTTTTCGTGAGAAAGTACACGAACGAACATTAGCGATTAACGAACAAAAAGATGAAATTCTTACCCAACAGTTACAAATTGAAAACCAGTACAAAGCTTTACTAGAAAAGAACAATGAACTAAACGAACAGAAACAATTGTTGGCGCTAAAAAATAAGGACGTACAAGAAAGTTTAAGGTATGCCAAACGTATACAAGAAGCTTTACAACCAGCTAAAAACAAATTAAAAGAATGTTTTGAAGACAGTTTTATTTACTCCAAAGCAAAAGATGTTGTTTCTGGAGATTTTTACTTAATGTATAGAACAAATAATGAAGACGGTTTTTTAAAAGATAGAATTGTATTTATTACTGCTGATTGCACCGGTCATGGCGTTCCGGGGGCTATTATGAGCGTGTTGGGTATTAATACACTTTACAAAAACATTAAAGAACTTAAGAATAACGATCCTGGTCAAATCTTAAATCTACTCGATAAAGATCTTAACAAAGTATTAGCTCATGAAAAGCAACGGAATGATATAGTGGCAGATGGCATGGACATTGGTGTTTTTGCATTTGATAAAGAAACTTATATCCTGGAATATAGTATTGCCAAATTTGCACAAGTCTTGGTGCGCCAATCAGAAATCATTCCCCTTACAACCCAAAAATTCAGCATCGGTTACAGCTTTTTTGAAAACGAAGAAAAGAAATTTGAAACTTCACGTATTCAACTTGTACGAGGCGACTGCCTTTATCTTTTTTCAGATGGTTTGCCAGATCAGTTTGGCGGGCCCTTAAACAAGAAATATAAAAAAAACAAACTTAAAACGTTAATTCAAAACATTCATACGCTGCCTATGAACGAACAAAAACGCATTTTTAAAACAGAATTTGTTATTTGGAAAAAAAAATTACCACAAACAGACGATCTAATGGTGATGGGAATACGCTTTTAGTCCAGTCTGTAAACATCCAATCATTATTTGAAAGACAATAAAATTACCAATACTACTCTGGCGGCTGAGCACGAAAAGATTCTAAAACGCAGGGAATGTTTGAATCGCAATACTCTACAATACCATTAGTGACCTTAAAATTATTTGAACTTGTGCTTACAGTCAAACTAGCAAACTCCTTCGTCCATTCTAACTCCAAACAGGCCTTATCGTATCTCTTTTTTGAAGAGCCATCGGGTGTTTTTTTACAACAACGCCATGCTTCGTATAATTTATAGTCTCCAACCTTTAAAGAGCAGGAAATAATACCATCCGCATTGGTTTTTAGCTTTTTACACTTTCCTTTCGCATTAACGAGTAAGATTGTTTTTTCAGAATAAGGTTGCTGTGTTTGAGCCATTTTTTCCATTTCAGGCGTAGGTCTTGCCCCACCACAATATGGCTTTAAACATGTTACCGTGAAATTTACTGGGAATGTCTGTGCAATGGAAATATGTCCTAATGCCAGCACGAAAAACAGAAGTGAAAATTTTAACCGCATCCTCAAAAGTAAACAAAAGCACCTTTTAAGACTATAAACTTTATTAAATAAAATGTGTTATGTACCTTAGGGAACTCCATTTATTTGTAAAAACTAAAAACCATGAAAAAAACCTTAGCACTTATAATTCTTAGCGCATTTAGTATTCACTCTAATGCCCAATCATGGTACGAAATGATGCAGCAAGAAGGTAAAACCTTTTATGAAGTGCAAGCCGCTGCAAACGACTTTTATAAGGACAAACAAGATCTACCTTCCATTGGGTTCAAACAATTTAAACGCTGGGAAAATTACATGGAGCCTCGTGTTTATCCTTCTGGAGACATGAGTCTACCATCTAAAAACTTGGAGAATTTCTTAGAATTCTTAAACCAAAATCAAGCTTTGGGTAAATCAAATAGCACTTCAGCAAGTACTACTTACACTGCTATGGGACCCATGGGACCATTGTCTGGCGTGGCTACAAATGGATTTCCTAGAAAAGCAGGCAGAGATAATTTTATCACCTTTCATCCTACCATTCCAACCACTTTTTGGGCAGGTGCACCAGCTGGTGGGCTTTGGAAAACAACAGACGGAGGTATAACCTGGACAACAAATACTGACTATCTCACAGTTACTGGATGTTCAGATCTAGCAGTCGATCCTAGTAATACAAACATTATGTATCTGGCAACCGGCGACGGAGATTCGGGTGACACTTATTGCATTGGTGTATTAAAATCAACTGACGGGGGACTTACTTGGAATGCAACTGGCTTGACTTTTGCAGTAAATCAAACGCGTCAAATGCGTAGGCTTGTTATTAATCCAAGTAATCCTCAAATATTATTAGCCGCTACCAGTTCTGGTTTATACCGCACAACAAATGGAGGAACCTCTTGGACAACTGTTTTGACCGGTAACTGGTATGATATTGAGTTTAAACCAGGCGATCCAAATACTGTCTATTTAGGAGGAAATACAACCTTTGGCCTTTCAACAAATGGAGGAGCTTCTTTTACAACTATATCTAGCGGATTCCCAACTTCTGGAGCGAATCGTTTGGCTATTGCTGTAACTCCTGCCGATCCTGCTTACGTGTACGTGATAAGATCAAATACTAGCAGTAATTTTGGTGGTTTATACCGCTCCATAAATAGCGGCACTTCCTTTTCGTTAATGTCTACGACACCAGACGTTATTGCGAACTCTTGTGCTGGCACAGCCTCAGGAAATGGACAAGGTTGGTATGATCTGGCAATAGCAGTTTCTCCGAATGATAAAGACAGAGTAGATGTTGGTGGTGTGAATGTTTGGTCTAGCAATGGCGGAGGAGCCACGGGATCATGGACATGCACAGGTTGTTGGATTGGCACAACAGCCCCATCTGTATATATGAAAGCCGATCAGCATGATTTGGAATACAGTTCTACCGGTTCTCTTTACGCCGCATCAGACGGTGGAATTTTCAGATACAACAGTACAAGCTGGGTTGATTTAAATAATCAACGAAACATTGCACAAATATATAAAATAGGATCATCAGGCATTACCGCCAATAAATGGGTAAGTGGTCACCAAGATAACGGTACTGGTATTTATACAAACGGAACTTACCAAGCAAGCTACGCAGGTGATGGTATGGATTGTTTTATAGATCGCACAAACGATAATAATATTTTTGTATCCACTCCGAATGGAAATTTTAACAGAAGTACTAATGGTGGAGCTTCATACGTAGGCGCTACAACTGGCATGACAGGAACAGGTGCATGGGTATCTCCGTGGAAACAAGATCCTGTTCTAGCATCAAGATTATACGCAGGAAGAACGCAACTATTTGTGTCGAATAATTTAGGTGCTAATTGGGCCCAAGCAGGCACAACTGGAGCAAGCGGTTCAATTGTTGAATTTGCCATTGCCCCTTCCAATAATCAGGTTATTTATTTGATTCAGGGAACAAGTATTAGGAAAACTACAAATGGTGCCAGTACTTGGGCAGGATGTGCAAATGTTGGTGGTTCACCAACGTTTATTACCATTGATCCAAACAACGAAAATCGCTTGTGGGTTACTGTTAGTGGTTATACATCCGGCAGCAAAGTTTTTCAAAGCGTGAATGGTGGCACAAGTTGGACGAATATTTCATTTAATCTACCTAATCTTCCAGCTAATTGTTCAGTATTTCAACCTGGCAGCAACGATCGTTTATACGTTGGTATGGATGTTGGTGTTTATACAAAAGACGCCTTGTCAAACACATGGGCACTCTACAACAATGGTTTACCAAATACGCCAATATCAGATTTCGAAATTTCACCAGCAGCTCCTGGTTTATTAAGAGTTGCAACATACGGTAGAGGCGTTTATCAGGTAGATCTTATTCAGTCAACCGCGGTTCCAACAAGTAATTTTAACTCTATTGCGTCTATTTGCGCTGGAGCGACAAGTAGTTTCACCGATATTTCCACAGAATCGCCAATAGGTTGGAACTGGTCTGTGAACCCGATTACGGGTGTTGTAATCAATTCTTCCACTTCTCAAAACCCAACTATTACATTTGCCAACAGCGGCACATATACTGTTTCAATGATAGCCTCAAATGGATTTGGAACAGGATCAACTGCTACTAAAACCGTTGTCGTGAATGCTATACCTTCTATTACAGTGACTTCATCCGAAGGCTCGCAAACTTTTTGTGTAGGTGAAGAAGCAGTTTTGAGCGCTAGCGGAGCAAACACTTATACCTGGCTTCCAGGACCAACAACAGGTGCTTCGATGAGTTTGACGGTAAGTTTATCTACACCAACAACATTCACGGTTAATGCAAAATCAATAGAAGGTTGCATAAGCAATGAAGTGATTTCACTTATCGTTTCTGAATGTACAGGTATTTCTAATTCAAAATCTGCTACAAGTCAATTCGAAATTTACCCAAATCCTGCTAATCACTACGTAAAAATTAAAATGAAAAACGTTTCTGAAAGTAAGGTAGAAATTGAACTCACCGATGTTTCAGGTAAGGTGATTCGTAAAACAAATCATCAGTTTAAAAAAGACTCAAAAGAAATGGAATTTGATATAACTGAACTAGCAAAAGGTGTTTATTTTTTAGATCTAAAAATTTCTACCGGAAATAACCAGAAATATAAATTTGTAAAGGAGTAGGTTTTTAGATACCTATCTCTCAAGCTACCCCTGTTAAAAGCAAAAAAATTATTTTCCAGTAGCAACATTTTTATTGTTAAATCTTTTTAGAGCTGCTCTGGATAGCAGCAATTTGTTCGGGGGTGAATCGTTTTTTCTTCATTTTGCTTAGGTTAATTTATTAGTTTTTTTTCTACTAACAAATAGTCCTAATTTTGGGGGAGCTTACATGTTTTGCTCTACTTCTCCACCGTCTTTAAATTTGAGTTCGTCTATTTGATATTTTTTTGTCACTACAATGCTTGCCGCTAACGTTTGGCGAATTTGCGCCGTTTTTTGCTTGTCCAAGTTATGCATTTGAGCGTTAACCCGCAAAAAATGGAGCGAATTTGCTGTTAGCGGTTGTAAGCGCCACACAGGTACATTTTGCTAACGCGTCCGCCGATTAAGTTTTTATGTCCAGACTACCTGAACGATTTTTCTGGATGCCAAACTACGGTACACCGAAGTTTTTTTGTCCTAGGAAAACCTGTTATTAAGATCGGACGTCTTGATGTTGCATTGGTGGAAAATAAAATTCTTTCATCCGCCTCCTATTTTTCCTGAGTGATATATAATGTAAAATAGAGCACATACGATTGTTATTGGCCAAACAACACAATTAGCATAGCACGAGTATTGTAGAACTTGTCTTGCTATTTTGTTATGTAATTTAACGGAAACTAAAGCTAGGATTATGTGAACAACAGGAGTAAGAAAAGGAAAAAAGAGTACAAATCTGTCGAGTTCAGGTTTATAATGTGATCCAGAGCTATTTTTGAATAAAAGTAGCCAGAGCAATAGTTCGGCTACCACAATACTAAAGGCGATTACAATTGAACGCATTCTAAATAAGATTTGTTTTTGTAACTATTTGGTGCAAACTAATATTATCAACAATAGTAAATATACTAATACGTCAGGAGCGGAGAAAATTATTTTTTTGTCGTCTGCTTGGTTGTCACGACGAGGCGTCGGGGCAAAATTTTAAAGATCGAAAAGTTTTTTGTCCGAAGAGTTTTATTTGCGAGGTCTGTCCACGCTTATAACCGCTAACGGATTGCGAATTTGCGCCGTTTTTTGCTTGTCCAAATTTAGCATTTGAGCGCTAACCCGCAAAAAATGGAGCGAATTTGCTGTTAGCGGCAGATTTTTAATTGTCCGTGTTGTCTTGTCGTGGTTTATTAATTCTGGTCGTCCAAATTTTTGTCGTGGAGCAATTTACTTAGCGTGTAGTTTCTATAAGTATAAACAGTGCCAAAAACGAATGTCAGGAGTGTAAAAATAAAGCCTAATACAATAAAAAGTCCCGAACCAGTTACGCAAAGTTGTTTGTCTATTGGTAGATTTCTTGTCAGGCCGTAGATTGAGATGTCCATGGCAATTAGGGATGATATAATGTTGAGTCCTGTCAACCCAATTACAACTAATGCTGTCCTTTGTGCAGAATACTTAATTGTCCGCCAATTAACTAATAGAAATAATGCTAGAAATGGAAGAGCGTCTAGGAGTAAGGGAATAATTAAAGTTAGAAGAATGTCCGCCATTATTTATGTCCGTTTTTATGTCCTTGTAAATTTGCCGCTAACGTATTGCGAATTTGCGTGCGTTTTTTGCTTGTCCAAGTTATACATTTGAGCGCTAACCCGCAAAAAATGACGCGAATTTGCTGTTACCACCAGTAGGGGCGCACACAGATTAGGTCGCTGGTTGCGTGTCCGCTGATAAATTGTTAGTCCGTGTTGTCGGGAAGGAAAGCAGCTTTACGAATGTTTTTTTGAACCCTGAATTTTTAAAATTTTTTTAGCGTCGACTTTTTGACACACAGTTCTATACACACAGGCGGGGAGGAAATTTTGCAAACTTATTTAGCGCCAACATAAAATCTTAGCCTTAATTTAAAAGCGCTAAATGTGTTTGCAAAATGTGCGGTTGGTAAACATTGGTGAACGGGTTTAGGTCGACGGGTAACGCTGATAGAACAAAGGTCGATGGTTACGGCTGCTTAGTATATGTACTAATGAGATTCTTTACTAATACTGTCAACGAATTTTTTTAGCAAAGGCACAACTGTAAATCCTGTGGGAATTGAAAGCCATAAATCAACTAAAAAATAATCGAAGAACCAAGTTTTTAAAAATCCCTCATGCCATCCTACCCTTACTAATAGTAGGCCAAAACTCATTATTGCAGACATCGCGATGGAAACCAAAAAGGTAAACACGATTATTGATTGTACTTTATTTAATTTTTTCATGCTAGTTGTTTTAGAATAAATTTGTTTTTATGAATAGTCCGAAGTTGTTTACGTTGTAATTGTCCGCCCCATAAAAGTCATGGTTAGAACCTAATCCAAATTGAAAGTTTTTATAAGATACTCCGAGCCTTACATAAATACTGCTTACTTCATGGAAATCTAATTTAGTATTGTAATTATAAAGCGCTTGAATTCTACTATAGATGCCCCAGTTTTTTGATAACATAGGAGTGTATTCAAAAACTGCAAAGGTTTCGAAATTGTATGTTTGAGTTAAATCGAATCGTGGTAATATTACAACTACAAAATCGCGGTTCGCAAATAAATATTGTAATCCAGAAGTAGGCCTCACAGTCATTATGCCTGGACTTGAAGAACCAACTGTTGACAAACCACCGATAATTGAAATACCTTTCCATATTTTAGCGGTTAAAACGGATTGAGAATAAAACACCGACACCTGGCTAACTTCTTCGTAGTCTCCACTAAAAGTTGTGACGTTAAAAAATCCAAATCTTGATTTTTGTGAAAATTGTTTACTTACAATTAATTGAAAAGTAACTCCTTTGTCGCCTGCAAATACTTCTATTGGAATTGGTGGCGATCCATCAATAGGAATTATATTTAAAGTGTCTTGGGTTTGTCCAACAGAAATTTTCACTAAGAGTAAAAAAATAATTGGCAATAATAATTTGATCTTCATCTTTCTTTTAAATCTTCAGCAAATTTATTTACTTCAGATCTCAACAGAAAGGACTAATGAAGCCACTACTCGGACAATTCAATCATCTTTCGATATTCTTTTGGCGTATGACCAGTGTGTTTTTTGAAGAACCGACCGAAATAAGAAACATCTTCAAACCCAGTTTCAGAAGCGACTTCACCAATTGCCATATCACTTTTTTGCATTAAAATTTTAGCTTCTAAAATTAACATCTCATTTATTAATGATGAAGCTGACTTACCTATTGTCGCTTTCACGGATTTATTTAAATGGTTGGGCGTTACATTTAATTCCTCGGCATAAAAGGTAATTGCACTATGCTTAGTGATATTATAATTCAGTAATTTTTTAAATTCCAAAGTGATTCTTTCATGTGCCGGAAAATTAACTCGCATTCTGAAATCATTTGACTGTTTCATCTCTGCAAGCAACGTGGTCAAATACAATTTAATAATGGACTT
This region includes:
- a CDS encoding T9SS type A sorting domain-containing protein, which produces MKKTLALIILSAFSIHSNAQSWYEMMQQEGKTFYEVQAAANDFYKDKQDLPSIGFKQFKRWENYMEPRVYPSGDMSLPSKNLENFLEFLNQNQALGKSNSTSASTTYTAMGPMGPLSGVATNGFPRKAGRDNFITFHPTIPTTFWAGAPAGGLWKTTDGGITWTTNTDYLTVTGCSDLAVDPSNTNIMYLATGDGDSGDTYCIGVLKSTDGGLTWNATGLTFAVNQTRQMRRLVINPSNPQILLAATSSGLYRTTNGGTSWTTVLTGNWYDIEFKPGDPNTVYLGGNTTFGLSTNGGASFTTISSGFPTSGANRLAIAVTPADPAYVYVIRSNTSSNFGGLYRSINSGTSFSLMSTTPDVIANSCAGTASGNGQGWYDLAIAVSPNDKDRVDVGGVNVWSSNGGGATGSWTCTGCWIGTTAPSVYMKADQHDLEYSSTGSLYAASDGGIFRYNSTSWVDLNNQRNIAQIYKIGSSGITANKWVSGHQDNGTGIYTNGTYQASYAGDGMDCFIDRTNDNNIFVSTPNGNFNRSTNGGASYVGATTGMTGTGAWVSPWKQDPVLASRLYAGRTQLFVSNNLGANWAQAGTTGASGSIVEFAIAPSNNQVIYLIQGTSIRKTTNGASTWAGCANVGGSPTFITIDPNNENRLWVTVSGYTSGSKVFQSVNGGTSWTNISFNLPNLPANCSVFQPGSNDRLYVGMDVGVYTKDALSNTWALYNNGLPNTPISDFEISPAAPGLLRVATYGRGVYQVDLIQSTAVPTSNFNSIASICAGATSSFTDISTESPIGWNWSVNPITGVVINSSTSQNPTITFANSGTYTVSMIASNGFGTGSTATKTVVVNAIPSITVTSSEGSQTFCVGEEAVLSASGANTYTWLPGPTTGASMSLTVSLSTPTTFTVNAKSIEGCISNEVISLIVSECTGISNSKSATSQFEIYPNPANHYVKIKMKNVSESKVEIELTDVSGKVIRKTNHQFKKDSKEMEFDITELAKGVYFLDLKISTGNNQKYKFVKE
- a CDS encoding DUF2798 domain-containing protein, whose translation is MKKLNKVQSIIVFTFLVSIAMSAIMSFGLLLVRVGWHEGFLKTWFFDYFLVDLWLSIPTGFTVVPLLKKFVDSISKESH
- a CDS encoding PP2C family protein-serine/threonine phosphatase, with translation MMTSIRSWLIFSFTVILLICSVAVLLFVTSYNKSRKLEDYLFNLKTTRILLLQTNKVKEDILLGDYNETGFYSRDISLPEKKFQSLQKKTAYYLDYLEKSTITEHYKLNWKINKIKKEFLNYEETYRELIYLYKLKGFKNYGLEGKMREYAHLIYGYDNLKVQYFCLVLRKHEKDFLMRKELTYVHQFDRVTKSFIEFINESYSLSTKDKNYLLNNLYYYNKHFRNLARIENRIGIKGQNGYLNKSKQIFDNIALLIEDLDNELIQIKLEHKEKLSKDSSTIILILVCFLTLTIIFLSQLITKSVTSISKSFTKYINSGFNIDSVSFKRSKIKEFHLIYVSFLKMAQEIHVFTNFFREKVHERTLAINEQKDEILTQQLQIENQYKALLEKNNELNEQKQLLALKNKDVQESLRYAKRIQEALQPAKNKLKECFEDSFIYSKAKDVVSGDFYLMYRTNNEDGFLKDRIVFITADCTGHGVPGAIMSVLGINTLYKNIKELKNNDPGQILNLLDKDLNKVLAHEKQRNDIVADGMDIGVFAFDKETYILEYSIAKFAQVLVRQSEIIPLTTQKFSIGYSFFENEEKKFETSRIQLVRGDCLYLFSDGLPDQFGGPLNKKYKKNKLKTLIQNIHTLPMNEQKRIFKTEFVIWKKKLPQTDDLMVMGIRF